The genomic window tttgtatttttcccgaaaagtaaattagaaacaaattataaaaaaaaaagatcccaaacggtgtttttttaaaaattcataactttttttgagttggatgaaaaaatttgaaaaaattctgaaaagcgtctttcgtaagctagaaaaagaagacaaactttcagccaattctaaaggggtcgggttcaaaattggtcgaaatgggatggaataccccatatataaattatttatttacttaatctACAGATTTAATAACCTTTCAAGCTAGGATTCAATAATATGTGTAAGCGCAACAAGTTGAAAGATCAGTTCAGAAATTATAAATTAGGTAAGATTTCAGTCAATATGAATACATAATTATGGTGTCGAAATGGAAGCGACTCCGAGCACCAAAGTAAGGCTAGTTAGAATGTTGGAAATGACTATTTTCAACTTTATCCTAAGTTTATTATCAATTCAATAGCCTGCATTCCGAAAGCAAGAAGAACCATTCATCTGCACCCGTATGCTTGCAAGCCAATTCTGTCGTCCAAAGCAAAAAGCCAGTAAAGTGCACTTACTGCCTCTTAGGAAATTTAATGCCAATATATTTCTGTCACACTAATTTACtcataaacttaaaaattaaTCCATAGAATGATTTCAAAGTATAAAAGCAGTTTAAATCAAACTATTATGTGGAAAAAGagtaataaaaagatgataaaaaaattttaaggactacctttatataaatggaccaaaaaacgGAAGGCAATCtttcctttaatacagaaataatcttgttgaattttgactaaaaaactttaacaataactcttgtaaaagaattttgggatttaaaactataaaggtggagcgcaatctttcaatttaagacaaaccatgtacttgggattaactaattgattatttaaaatttaagcacgcgcccaaaattcttttacaagagctattgttaaagttttttagtcaaaattgaaGAAGATTATGTATTTTTTAAAGGAAagattgccttctattttttggtccatttatataaagatagtccttaaaatataataaatcatcgttttttcacttttttagtgctgcctacaaaaaggcatttggaattttgggttctgactcacggcccaagtttcaggtctctagctcaccggaaagttacttaaaaatcgattgcaagatttccctcgtttttcaaggactTGCaattatcttgactagcgcgccacctagcggaaatttgttttctataagttgtattgtcactaggcctctaacgatgtgcaaagtttcaagactctaggtAACCGgggagttagttaaaaatggattgaaagatgccaaaatcaaaactaattctcttaatatctcgatccatgcgccacctatcgattttttttttgcaaatattgcaTTAccgccgggttctgactcacggcccaagtttcaggtcccTAGCTCACAGGGAAGTTACTTccgcaagttactcaaaaatcgaacgcaagattcccttcgttttcagggatttgtagttatctcaattagcacaccacctagcggaactttgttttctataatatATATTGTCACCAAGCTTCGAaccgtgtgccaagtttcaagtctctaggtcaccgagAAGCTAGTtacaaatggattgaaaaattcccaaatcaaaattaattttcttaatatctcgatccatgcgccacctggcgaaatttttttgatcaaatattgcattgtcaccgggttctgactcacggcccaagtttcaggtctcgagctcaccgggaagttacttaaaaattgatcgcaaaattccctgcattttttcagggattttcgtttatcccAATTAGTCTGCCacttggcggcattttgttttccacgaattgtagtgccatcggctcgcaaactatgtgctaagttacaagtcccTAGATCGGcaaaaagtcgatcgcaaaatttccattttaaaattaattttctgtatatctcgatgcgtgcgccacctagcggatttttttttttttttcacttgcattgtaatgtctcccagatctgaactatgctctaagtatcaaatGTCTAGCTTAACGGGAAgataccgaaaaagacttttcagtgggtcaaaaattcgtatggaaatgtggggacaaacatgaaagcgacttaatacaaaggtataaaaagtttataaaaagcaGTAAACttcgtttacttcttttaaatttaaaaaacacgAAAACAGCTCGCGTCTTATTTCGGGCACCGAAAAGAATTATGTAAGATCACAACACTGAAAGAATTACTGCAAAGAAAAAAGGAAGTAAAACTAGAAAGTTGCCCCAAATTAGGTAGACCACACCGACTAAGTGGTGCTGAGAGAAGATCAGTTGTGCGAATTTTATGAAAAATCCCTCAGAAATTACTGTAAAATTGTGGTAAAAAAAAATAGTTCGAAAACGTCAGGTATAGCGATAAGTGCCAGATAACGGCTTTTGGGCGATGTTGGCTATTAGGTTTTCATAGAAAGTTTCATAAATAAATTAGACTATCTGAACATTTTAAAGAATGAGTTGAGAGGCAGTGCCAAAAACTTGAGCTTGGACAAACCATAGGTGTTTGAGCAAAACAGTAATTCTAAACACACTGCAAATAACGGTTGCTCTTACATGCCCCAAGCAGTTGCATAACCCGCCTCAGTCACTGAACCTCAACCCATCGCGCATCTATGGGAAAACTTAGACAGTAAAATTGGAAAAAGAACAACTAGTAGAAAAATATGCTCAAAGAAGCCCACCGATTTCACAAGCAGCCGTTCGGTGTCCATAGATCTTAAGCCTGTTACCCCTTCCGTTAACTAGCAATTGGTTGCCTCCAATATAACAGATCGGTTGACTTACGCCCAGTCTTCGGAAACATCAACAGTTGTGACCGACCAAGGTTAATTACCGATCAATATTTGGAACTATGAAATACAAACTGTTTCTACTTAGGTATAAGTTGTTATAAACAGTTCGAGAAGTGTGCGCACGCTCGATTGAAAAGCATGCAAGTGATTACCTGCATTTTGTTTGTGCATTCTCATTCGATGTGGGGTAGTGATGCCAATAAATACTTTTTATGCTACTGAAGGcggcgtttaaacggttaagcgtcaactaagtaagtaagtaagtaagaaggtGGCATTTCATATACACGGCGtcataaatttcaaaattgtattGCCCTTTTTATTGATGATGGAGTTTTTCTGATACGTCCCTGCATACATACCTACGAACGAAATAAACGGCTAActccctgatctttccagttttttcatctcgcgaaacctgacattatcaacgactaaatcatcggcgaccttatttacaaaatggacgtcccaaatttcgaccattttgaacatccacgtcaatagcactacgctaccgactgtcttacaccccaaattTTGGGTGGGGCGTTCGACtagaatctacattttggtgagcatgcagccgcaattgtaccgaaaatccagagccgtaataaaatcctcaaatctcttgctggcagtacttagaGACAAGAAAAAGAAActttcattaccacttacaaagcaaatggccagccgattgcatgctacgcgtcctcgatatagtcgccaagcctaaagactaccccCTGGAAGAAGCTATAGACTtgtcaaaatactgccctcagaaccgccacgagttgtcttcttatgtccctagaacaccatctacataatgaggcgagaatactccccatcagggagagaaatgaaatgctaaccaaacagttcctgttgaatacccagaaacctggatatcccaacagacatctgactgaAGAGCCAACAttgcccaggggcttaaggcgtcatctccgtaagcatcatgaggaaatacggcacctaagaacacAACCGtctgaagccaaaaaacacaagcaggtcctgagtgaactctacaaacaggcgtcggacctctatgtcaagAATTGTCCAGTGAATcatgtactcaaagaaaaataccctaaacttgcagaagaggaacgcacactcccagggaaacgcgagtcactctagctcaacttcgatctggatatctgggacaggttaaactcttacctatccagaatcaaccccgacatacaaaatgcataccctgcttgcaatgtgtacccacatgacaccaaccatctcttccattgtaatgcagaaccaacgcctctaacacccctctcattatggtccacccctgttgaaacagcaagtttccttggactccccttagagtatattgatgacaatttgtgatcggtcacacctattggatggggcgaagcactgctacaacaacaacaacaaaaacaagctaCAGCTGAAAGCTTTTTCTAaatttgctgtttttaatttcaaataaattattttaaagcgTTACTGTGTCCAATTAGCCATTACTAAAGCTGGTTTCTACTAATTTTTATTCTAACTGCGAAGCACTAACTAAACAAAAGTTGTCGACAACAAAATGAAGAGGTGCTATTTGCGAAGAGAGACACATTTCCTTATAACTATTTTGCTATTCATAATATTTTGTTATATTGTATTGGTAAATTGCCTTATAAACTGTATTAATTTagtattgataatttttttatttaatgtcaaCATAATCTTATTTACAGAATTTTAAAGCAGCTGATGATGCGCAAATTGACGCAAAACGTAGAGCGGCTATGAATCTGTTGAGTGATATGCATGAATGTAATGAAATACTCAAAGTTGATATAGATTTCGTGAATTACTTGGAAAGTATTTTGTATGATGAAGAAACAACAGTGATCGAGGAGAACGATGATTGCAGCAATAGCTGCTTGCTTCTGTTAGAAGGTATTGTACAAGACAATGACATGAGCATCGATAGAGAAAAGATACGACTTGAAGAGCTCGATAAAGTTTGGGTTCATTATGATAAGTGCTTTTACACAAATCCATGCCAGCGAGCAAAACGAGTGATTCAATGTATTATACATAAAAAGTTTATGAGACGAAAAGAATCGAAAGTATGAATATATGATGGATACAAAGTGGAGTCGATTTGTATAAATCTCTTAaacaaataataaatgtaaggcgcgataacaacCGAAGAGGTTTTAGGTCTCTTctaattgcgtcgtgctccttttttaatttttcctacaaattggcgggacgggacctacttgttttatgctgactccgaacgggatctgcgaggcagatgagttttcactgagtgagagcttttcatggcagaaatacactcggagtgcttgcaaaacactgccgaaaggcgaccccgcttagaaaaattttcttctaattgaaaaaccgtatttctaaaattttgatgttgctttgcccggggtgtgaacccagggcattcggtgtggtaggcggagcacgctattttattataattatccAACTAAATCACCTTAGTTTCATTAGACAAACTTTTTTTAAGAAAACTTACACAAATCAAGgagagctatcgattttttattgactattgattgatttttttatcgaaaatttatcgattaactACCGAAGagatatcgattatttatcgaggAAATATCAATATCTTAGCGAAAGTTATGGACTTGTTATCGATAGGTTATCGAGTTGTTCACGTAGTGTTATTATTAGTTATCGGCCTGttacttactaacttaattggcgcttaaccgtctaaacggttatggccgtccaacaaggcgcgccagtcgctccctccctccgccaaccggcgcaaattggtcacaccaagggagtttagatcgttttccacctggtctttccaaccgagtgggggccgccctctccctctgcttccataggcgggctccgatagaaacactttcttggccagaacatcatctttcatttgcataacatggcctagccagcgcagccgctgtattttaattcgctggactatgtcgatgtctgcgtgcttttttataaaatcaaaaaaaaatcttatcgaaaagttaacaaCTTATAATCGTAAGGTTATACATGCGCTATCCAaaatgctatcgaaaagttatcaattttctatcggcttgttatcgatttgttatcgaaggcaAATCGATTTCCTGTCCTAGTGTTACCGATTTACTGTAGGGTTGTTATCCATTTATAATATGTTTTCGTGTTTGGTAATagcgctattttttttttttttttttttttttttttttgaaaacccccGATTGGGCACAAGGATTTATAGGAAACTCCATCTTCTTGGAAAATGCGCgaaattttctaggacctagcttaataatTAGCCCAAGATCGGAACCTTGAACTTGCCTGCGCAGGCCACGAGCACGGAACGTGCTTAATCGTTTCTTCCTGCATCTGCTGCTACTTACCACGCTTATCTTAGAACTATGTGACGCCGGAAGggagtgtccagttagtatgcccgtcTTACTTacttagtatgcccatcgtgagccttaattcTTCTCCCTTTAGAgacatgagccactttgtgaatcTAACTTCGTCTGACTTGCGCATGATCTGAGAATTTTTGCAGACCGGAGAACTGCGACGCGGGAAAGCGTTCGGTAAAATATCTGGAGAAATAGTATTCAAGAGATAGCATAGTAGGCTAAGCGGAAGACTTCAGAGATGAACTGTCGTTAGCGAGGTAAAAAGGCTAACATGCCTAATAATTCCTGGCGCAGTGAGTAGTGCTGCTCAGAAAAAGCTTAAATTCTTTTTACATTTGATGCGTCTAGACGTTTTTGTGTAAAAGATTTGGTTGCAAAAGGTGGCATTTCCACTTACAAAAACCAAAACAGAGAAACTAGTCTAGTGCGAACTAAATTTAATTGGATCTAAAACGCCATTCTTACGACAGTTATTGGCTTCGTGGAACAGATAAGAGAAAGATTTTGAAGTGAGGTAGGGATTGAATAACGGTaggaaaatttatatatacacaGACCACATTCAACTTAAAAAATGACCTGAGGCTAAGCTGTACGTGAAGCAACTGCTTCTCCGCCTTGTGGGTTATAGGACTCCTAAAATCTTTCCGAACAGGGAGCTTAAAACATATCCGGCAGCCGTGTTATAATAAGAAAGTCGAGGCTCAGACATAAATATATTAGCAACTATTTTGGCAGCTTAAACGCATTTTAACCCAATTTGATAAACTGTGTCTCAATATCCCTTAGCTTGGCAATAACTTTTAATACCAAATTACATATCAGATAAGCATAAAGGTTTTCGAAGTGATCATAAATGTGGCAGGTAACTCTGAcagcgataactgacgccaatttggAGCACTGAGGGAGGACAAGTCTTGCTCCACCTACcactcccaactcagtgaaagcCTCCAATTTCATCTGCTTCCCAACTGCGATGTCGATGGAAAAATTTTCTTGtgcggagcgtcttcgtccatttccataacatgacctagtcagTGAAGCCTTTGGTTTTTATACGCTGCACCAAAATCATAACTGCGTGAATCTCATAGAGCTTATCATAATACCTCCTGCGATATTCGCCATCGGCATCACGAAC from Eurosta solidaginis isolate ZX-2024a chromosome 3, ASM4086904v1, whole genome shotgun sequence includes these protein-coding regions:
- the LOC137246300 gene encoding uncharacterized protein, whose amino-acid sequence is MKRCYLRRETHFLITILLFIIFCYIVLNFKAADDAQIDAKRRAAMNLLSDMHECNEILKVDIDFVNYLESILYDEETTVIEENDDCSNSCLLLLEGIVQDNDMSIDREKIRLEELDKVWVHYDKCFYTNPCQRAKRVIQCIIHKKFMRRKESKV